A single region of the Lotus japonicus ecotype B-129 chromosome 4, LjGifu_v1.2 genome encodes:
- the LOC130711749 gene encoding probable proteasome inhibitor translates to MTSVKTVTLLIRAARPTFRNQNDKIAFAVHSSLLASGYVLTATGSDALSDAALSDPSNDEVSVEHWNDLNDGEYAFVYAAVDPEIKEKKNVLVKCLAMNDKLVVHALRLGDSEPLYLQINVGDYAAGEDGGGGRNYVEQHFKDLEKLLKRIDSVILSKLLGWPPPPIPPPPPEIIFPLQIPPPPPPPPCSIPHSPPPPYPRGGGSMHVDPKDPRWFGGGGGFRGGLPVVPPPRPPRLAPSVPGFEPNKFARNPPPPPPPPPPRLAPQFEPNRFARNPPPPPPRCPDLQHFRRDAD, encoded by the coding sequence ATGACGAGTGTCAAAACGGTGACGCTGTTGATCAGAGCGGCGAGGCCAACATTCCGCAACCAAAACGACAAAATCGCCTTCGCCGTTCACTCTTCCCTCCTCGCCTCCGGCTACGTCCTCACCGCCACGGGTTCCGATGCCCTCTCCGACGCCGCGCTTTCCGACCCCTCCAACGACGAGGTCTCCGTCGAACACTGGAACGACCTCAACGACGGCGAGTATGCGTTCGTTTACGCCGCCGTGGATCCGGAaataaaggagaagaagaatgtGCTCGTCAAGTGTCTCGCGATGAACGACAAATTGGTGGTTCATGCTCTGCGTTTAGGGGATTCGGAGCCTCTGTATCTCCAGATCAATGTTGGCGACTACGCCGCCGGagaagatggtggtggcggAAGAAATTATGTTGAGCAGCATTTCAAGGATTTGGAGAAGCTGCTGAAGAGAATTGATTCTGTGATCTTGTCAAAATTACTTGGTTGGCCTCCTCCTCCGATTCCCCCTCCTCCTCCCGAAATCATATTTCCTCTTCAAATTcccccacctcctcctcctcctccttgttCGATTCCccattctcctcctcctccgtaTCCGAGGGGTGGTGGGAGCATGCATGTGGACCCTAAGGATCCCCGTtggtttggtggcggtggtggttttCGTGGAGGGTTGCCGGTTGTTCCTCCTCCTCGTCCCCCTCGCCTTGCGCCTAGCGTGCCTGGTTTTGAGCCCAACAAATTTGCAAGgaaccctcctcctcctcctcctcctcctcctcctcgccTTGCTCCTCAATTTGAGCCCAACAGATTTGCAAGGAATcctccccctcctcctcctcgttgTCCAGATTTGCAACATTTTCGTAGAGATGCTGATTAA
- the LOC130711750 gene encoding chromatin structure-remodeling complex protein BSH-like yields MKAPASIFYRNPVKFRMPTAENLVPIRLDIEIDAQRYKDAFTWNPSDPDSEVGVFAKRTVKDLKLPPPFVTQIAQSIQSQLAEFRSYEGQDMYAGEKIVPIKLDLRVNHTLVKDQFLWDLNNFESDPEEFARIFCKDMGIEDPEVGPAIAFAIREQLYEIAIQSVVSARESRLSKKGRRGGDYTPISKGGAVAVDLVKLFGQKSSVIRKRKEWDVYEPIVDLLSNEEVDALEAKEERIFR; encoded by the exons ATGAAAGCCCCAGCTTCAATTTTCTACAGAAACCCTGTGAAATTCAGAAT GCCAACGGCGGAGAATCTGGTACCAATTCGATTGGACATTGAAATCGACGCTCAGAGGTACAAAGATGCCTTCACATGGAACCCTTCCG ATCCTGATAGCGAGGTTGGTGTCTTTGCAAAACGGACTGTTAAAGACCTAAAGCTTCCTCCTCCTTTTGTTACTCAGATTGCTCAGTCAATTCAG TCACAGCTAGCTGAATTTCGATCGTATGAAGGCCAGGATATGTATGCTGGAGAGAAAATTGTTCCCATCAAG CTTGATCTTCGTGTAAATCATACGCTGGTAAAGGACCAGTTTCTATGG GACTTGAACAACTTTGAGAGTGATCCTGAAGAGTTTGCGAGAATCTTCTGCAAAGACATGGGTATTGAGGATCCTGAGGTTGGG CCAGCGATTGCATTTGCTATCAGAGAGCAACTTTATGAG ATTGCTATTCAAAGTGTGGTTTCAGCAAGAGAAAGCAGATTAAGCAAGAAGGGTCGTCGAGGGGGTGACTATACTCCAATCAG TAAAGGAGGTGCTGTGGCAGTGGACTTGGTCAAGTTATTTGGTCAGAAATCTAGTGTAATTCG GAAAAGAAAGGAGTGGGACGTATACGAACCCATTGTGGACCTACTATCAAATGAGGAAGTTGATGCCCTTGAAGCAAAGGAAGAGAGGATTTTCAGGTAA
- the LOC130714300 gene encoding pectin acetylesterase 10-like, which yields MTSRLVAVILCESLNTISLEKVGHLLVWKQILENRVREGSTLSESDGSEVQLCPGFLPLMPMSMSCGGMKKLWMFVFVGLVIGKWVEGFENATLEEVQYVTGRGFYRPLMVGLTLINGAAAKGAVCLDGSLPGYHLHRGYGSGSNSWLIQLEGGGWCGTIRNCVYSKKTRHGSSAFMEKYIPFIGILSNKAEENPDFFNWNRVKIRYCDGASFSGDSQNEAAGLYFRGQRIWQAAMEDLKSKGMRYAKQALLSGCSAGGLSSILHCDEFSGLFPRTTRVKCLSDAGLFLDSVDVSGHRNLRNMFRAVVTLHGVQRNLPRSCASHLNPILCFFPQHLIASVRTPLFLLNAAYDSWQVQESVAPPSADYHWNWMECRKNYARCSSPQIQYLQGFRSQMLRVTRGFSRARKNGLFINSCFSHCQSERQDTWFARNSPRIGNKGIAESVGNWFFDRSSVQAIGCAYPCDKTCHNLVFK from the exons ATGACGAGCAGATTAGTTGCTGTAATTCTTTGTGAATCACTGAATACCATAAGTTTAGAAAAGGTGGGTCACCTTTTGGTATGGAAACAGATTTTGGAAAACAGAGTGAGAGAGGGCTCCACACTGAGTGAGAGTGATGGGAGTGAGGTACAGCTCTGCCCTGGGTTCCTTCCTCTCATGCCAATGTCTATGTCG TGTGGAGGCATGAAGAAGCTGTGGATGTTTGTGTTTGTGGGTTTGGTGATTGGGAAATGGGTGGAAGGGTTTGAGAATGCTACTTTGGAAGAAGTGCAATATGTCACTGGAAGAGGTTTCTATAGACCTTTGATGGTTGGACTTACTCTTATTAATGGTGCTGCTGCTAAAGGAGCTG TATGCCTGGATGGGTCTTTACCGGGTTACCACTTGCACCGTGGATATGGTTCAGGATCAAACAGTTGGCTCATACAATTGGAG GGCGGAGGCTGGTGTGGAACTATCAGAAATTGTGTTTATAGTAAGAAAACACGTCATGGTTCATCAGCATTTATGGAAAAATATATACCATTTATTGGGATACTAAGCAACAAGGCTGAGGAAAATCCAG ATTTTTTCAATTGGAATAGAGTGAAAATTCGCTATTGTGATGGTGCATCATTTAGTGGGGACAGTCAAAATGAG GCAGCAGGGTTGTATTTCAGAGGGCAACGCATCTGGCAAGCTGCTATGGAAGATTTAAAGTCAAAAGGGATGCGCTATGCTAAACAG GCTCTTCTATCTGGATGTTCTGCTGGAGGTTTATCATCTATACTACACTGTGATGAATTTAGCGGATTGTTTCCTAGAACCACAAGAGTGAAGTGCTTAAGTGATGCTGGATTATTCCTTGATTC TGTTGACGTATCTGGCCATCGCAATTTAAGGAATATGTTCAGAGCTGTGGTCACCTTACAT GGAGTGCAAAGGAACCTTCCAAGGAGTTGTGCCAGTCACCTCAATCCAATTCTG TGCTTTTTCCCTCAGCACTTAATTGCCAGTGTTAGGACACCACTATTTCTTCTGAATGCAGCATATGATTCTTGGCAG GTTCAAGAGAGTGTTGCTCCACCATCTGCTGATTATCACTGGAATTGGATGGAATGCAGAAAAAATTATGCACGTTGCAGTTCACCACAGATACAGTATCTCCAAG GTTTCCGTAGTCAAATGCTTAGAGTTACAAGAGGCTTCTCAAGGGCTCGTAAAAATGGGTTGTTCATAAATTCATGTTTCTCGCATTGCCAGTCTGAAAGACAAGATACATGGTTTGCTCGCAATTCTCCTCGTATTGGAAATAAA GGGATTGCAGAGTCTGTTGGGAATTGGTTTTTTGACAGAAGTAGTGTCCAGGCTATCGGTTGTGCTTACCCTTGTGACAAGACTTGCCATAATTTGGTTTTCAAGTGA
- the LOC130711752 gene encoding uncharacterized protein LOC130711752: MASNWKKTITTPFKKACTLINQPKTRDQKKSQTEQERGVMDLQGEVMACGYEDVQVMWSILDRSKSTRCNMASSS, from the exons ATGGCCTCTAATTGGAAGAAGACCATCACAACACCATTCAAGAAAGCTTGCACTTTAATTAACCAGCCAAAAACAAGGGATCAGAAGAAGTCACAAACAG AGCAAGAGAGGGGTGTGATGGATCTTCAGGGTGAAGTGATGGCATGTGGCTATGAAGATGTACAAGTTATGTGGTCTATCCTGGACAGGTCAAAATCCACCAGGTGCAACATGGCTTCTTCAAGCTGA
- the LOC130711748 gene encoding ATP-dependent RNA helicase DEAH13-like: protein MTEQEPSSSQSLILCPQSFGAHIEFNSQSLGDGDCNALLLPVKGGMKKRKGVKQEHGPVKSNKKQKLSKPQKRKVNKLEDDEQKKLLLEKALKTLNENSLPEYAYPLLQSSCNINRDETVKEKRRRAVHLLKEGLEGICGDELSKKQDFFGRDEPETEEIHSPQTQELEENETIHPIATEIEVLDMTSVPLEPSRELVHGNEVMNCKSDAQPLPVISIDKKPGEIRSSPSTSCSNDEIKNTNLKDRTDVSPATNFNELSNLPDVSAQKLSTAATVVHVYRPHEVEDKRKDLPIVMMEQEIMEAITDHSHVIICGETGCGKTTQVPQFLYEAGYGSSKSHVHNGIIGVTQPRRVAVLATAKRVAYELGLRLGKEVGFQVRYDKKIGESCSIKFMTDGILLRELQNDILLSRYSVIILDEAHERSLNTDILIGMLSRIIKTRQKFYDEQQKVILSGGSISPEKMVFPLKLVLMSATLRVQDFTSGRLFHTPPPVIEVPTRQFPVTVYFARKTEKTDYIGAAYKKVLTIHKRLPPGGILVFVTGQREVEDLCRKLRKASKEFVTKKLKGSVINDSTVVPETNSVEGIDISEINEALEIRGSSSIQQTDRFNGHDEDEDGIDENESDDFSYNSEEESELEFNNDDDNLDHSKNKNNIVDVLGQEGSLASLKAAFENLYGQAPLSSSNGERAISVNTGNELDQPKVVSEKMAKENCSPSPGPLFVLPLYAMLPAAAQLRVFEGVKEEERLVVVATNVAETSLTIPGIKYVVDTGREKVKKYDSSNGMETYEVQWISKASAAQRAGRSGRTGPGHCYRLYSSAAFNNEFPDYSPAEVEKVPVHGVVLLLKSMHIKKVANFPFPTSLKAASLLEAENCLKALEALDSKDDLTLLGKTMALYPLSPRHSRMILTVIKNTRHGHEYNPSLILAYAVAAAAAMSLPNPFAVQYEGNDCSKVSVMSEKPSMEDSEKDMDKKEKLRRKKQKEAAKVARRKFRVDTSDALTIAYALQCFEQSQKSVDFCDDNALHFKTMEEMSKLRQQLLKLVFFQSDKGGFEEYSWIHGTLEDVEHAWWVSSAKYPLTLVEEELICQAICAGWVDRVAKRITTSSRANDGENIPRGLRYQSCIVDESIFLHFHSSVSGPEFLVYNELLETKRPNKEGVTTQRAYMHGVTSVKPAWLVEHAKSSCTFSAPLTDPKPFYDAQTDQVKCWVIPTFGRFCWELPMHSLPIRVDDHRVQVFAYALLDGQVCPCLKSVRNFMSASPESIMKREASGHKRVGNLISKLKSRLIDSSAMLRMVWKEDPGELFSEILDWFQKSYHKDFKVLWLKMLTEVLQETQEQPLRESFKRKFKGKSKSLR from the exons ATGACAGAACAAGAACCGTCGTCGTCGCAGAGTTTGATTCTCTGTCCTCAAAGTTTTGGAGCTCATATTGAGTTCAATTCTCAAAG TTTGGGAGATGGTGATTGTAATGCACTACTTTTACCAGTTAAGGGGGGAATGAAGAAAAGGAAAGGGGTGAAACAG GAACACGGACCGGTTAAATCGAATAAGAAACAGAAGTTGAGCAAACCTCAGAAAAGGAAGGTGAACAAGTTAGAG GATGATGAGCAGAAGAAGCTTCTGCTGGAAAAAGCACTCAAGACATTAAA cGAAAACTCACTTCCGGAGTATGCATATCCTCTTTTGCAGTCGTCATGCAATATCAATCGG GATGAGACTGTGAAGGAAAAGCGTAGGAGGGCTGTACATTTATTAAAAGAAGGATTGGAGGGTATTTGTGGAGATGAGCTGTCCAAGAAACAGGATTTCTTCGGTAGAGATGAACCTGAGACAGAAGAGATCCATTCGCCGCAGACTCAGGAACTTGAAGAAAATGAGACCATTCACCCAATTGCAACAGAAATAGAAGTCTTGGATATGACATCTGTTCCATTGGAGCCCTCTCGAGAACTAGTTCATGGAAATGAAGTTATGAATTGTAAATCTGACGCTCAACCTCTGCCTGTCATTTCCATTGACAAGAAGCCTGGTGAAATCAGAAGTTCTCCTTCCACATCTTGTTCCAATGATGAGATAAAAAACACAAACTTAAAG GATAGGACAGATGTGAGCCCTGCCACCAATTTCAATGAATTGAGCAACCTTCCAGATGTTTCTGCACAGAAACTTTCGACTGCTGCTACTGTTGTGCATGTCTACAGACCACATGAGGTTGAAGACAAAAGGAAGGATCTGCCAATAGTCATGATGGAGCAAGAGATAATGGAAGCTATAACTGACCATTCCCATGTTATCATATGTGGAGAAACTGGATGTGGTAAAACAACTCAAGTTCCCCAG TTTCTTTACGAAGCTGGCTACGGTTCAAGTAAGTCTCATGTTCACAATGGTATTATTGGTGTTACGCAACCACGTCGGGTGGCTGTTCTTGCCACAGCAAAGCGTGTTGCATATGAGCTTGGTCTTCGTCTAGGAAAGGAGGTTGGTTTTCAAGTTAGATATGACAAGAAAATTGGAGAAAGTTGTTCTATCAAGTTTATGACTGATGGCATTTTGCTACGTGAGCTTCAG AATGATATTTTATTGAGCCGGTATTCTGTCATAATTCTTGATGAAGCTCATGAGAGGAGCTTGAACACAGACATTCTGATCGGGATGCTCTCGCGTATAATTAAAACTCGCCAAAAG TTTTATGATGAACAACAGAAGGTGATCCTTTCAGGGGGAAGTATAAGTCCTGAAAAAATGGTTTTTCCGCTAAAACTTGTGCTCATGAGTGCCACTTTGCGAGTTCAAGACTTTACTTCTGGAAGGTTATTCCATACTCCCCCACCTGTGATAGAAGTTCCTACAAGGCAATTTCCGGTAACAGTATATTTTGCAAGGAAAACCGAAAAAACAGATTATATTGGGGCAGCATATAAGAAGGTTTTGACAATTCACAAGAGGTTGCCACCTGGGGGCATACTTGTCTTTGTCACTGGACAAAGGGAAGTAGAGGACTTGTGCAGGAAGCTACGCAAAGCTTCGAAGGAGTTTGTCACGAAAAAACTTAAAGGGTCTGTCATAAATGATAGCACTGTGGTCCCTGAAACAAATTCTGTTGAGGGAATAGATATCAGTGAGATCAATGAAGCGTTAGAGATTCGTGGAAGCTCATCCATCCAGCAAACTGATAGGTTTAATGgtcatgatgaagatgaagatggtatAGATGAGAATGAATCGGATGATTTTTCTTATAATTCAGAAGAAGAGAGTGAACTGGAGTTCaataatgatgatgataatCTTGATCATTCAAAGAACAAGAATAATATTGTGGATGTCTTAGGACAAGAAGGAAGTCTTGCTTCACTGAAGGCTGCTTTTGAAAATTTGTATGGGCAAGCTCCGTTAAGCTCCTCGAATGGGGAGCGGGCAATTTCTGTTAATACAGGTAATGAACTAGACCAACCAAAAGTTGTCAGTGAGAAAATGGCTAAAGAAAACTGCAGTCCTTCTCCAGGTCCTCTCTTTGTTCTACCACTTTATGCCATGCTGCCTGCTGCAGCTCAACTTCGTGTATTTGAAGGAGTCAAGGAGGAAGAGCGGCTTGTTGTTGTTGCTACAAATGTTGCTGAAACTTCTTTGACGATCCCAGGGATAAAGTATGTGGTTGATACTGGAAGAGAAAAGGTGAAGAAATATGACTCATCTAATGGCATGGAGACATATGAAGTACAATGGATAAGTAAGGCATCTGCTGCTCAACGTGCAGGCAGATCTGGAAGGACTGGACCTGGGCATTGTTATCGTCTCTATTCTTCTGCAGCCTTTAATAACGAGTTTCCTGATTACTCTCCTGCTGAAGTTGAGAAAGTACCTGTTCATGGTGTTGTCCTTCTCTTGAAATCCATGCATATTAAGAAG GTTGCAAACTTCCCATTTCCTACTTCTCTTAAGGCTGCCTCCCTGCTTGAAGCTGAGAATTGCTTGAAAGCTCTTGAAGCACTTGATAGCAAGGATGACCTTACGCTTTTGGGGAAAACCATGGCACTTTATCCCTTGAGTCCCCGTCACTCTAGAATGATCCTCACTGTTATAAAGAATACAAGGCACGGGCATGAATATAATCCAAGTCTGATTTTGGCTTATGCTGTTGCAGCTGCTGCAGCAATGAGTTTGCCAAATCCGTTTGCGGTGCAATATGAAGGAAATGATTGCAGTAAAGTTTCAGTGATGTCTGAGAAACCTAGCATGGAAGACAGTGAGAAGGACATggataaaaaagaaaagttgagaagaaagaaacaaaaagaagcTGCTAAAGTTGCACGCAGAAAATTTCGAGTTGACACCAGTGATGCTCTAACCATTGCTTATGCTTTGCAATGTTTTGAACAATCACAAAAGTCGGTAGATTTCTGTGATGACAATGCATTGCATTTCAAAACCATGGAGGAAATGTCCAAACTTAGACAACAGCTACTTAAACTGGTATTTTTTCAGAGTGATAAAGGTGGTTTTGAAGAGTACTCATGGATTCATGGAACACTAGAGGATGTTGAACATGCTTGGTGGGTTTCTTCTGCAAAATATCCTCTAACTCTGGTTGAAGAAGAGCTCATCTGTCAAGCAATATGTGCTGGCTGGGTAGATAGGGTTGCTAAACGTATTACAACTTCTTCTAGGGCCAACGATGGAGAGAACATCCCTCGTGGTCTTCGGTATCAGTCATGCATTGTTGATGAAAGTATTTTCCTCCACTTCCACTCATCAGTTTCTGGCCCTGAGTTTCTGGTTTACAATGAACTGTTGGAGACAAAAAGACCAAACAAAGAAGGTGTCACAACGCAAAGAGCTTACATGCATGGAGTAACAAGTGTGAAGCCAGCTTGGCTAGTTGAGCATGCCAAGTCTTCATGCACCTTCTCTGCACCGCTGACGGATCCCAAACCTTTTTATGATGCACAGACTGATCAAGTAAAATGTTGGGTCATCCCAACCTTTGGGCGTTTCTGTTGGGAGCTTCCAATGCATTCATTGCCAATTCGCGTTGACGATCATCGGGTACAAGTGTTTGCCTATGCTTTGCTTGATGGCCAAGTATGTCCATGTTTAAAATCGGTTCGAAATTTCATGTCAGCCTCTCCTGAAAGTATTATGAAGAGAGAAGCATCTGGTCATAAAAGGGTGGGAAATCTTATAAGCAAGTTGAAAAGCAGGCTAATTGATAGCTCTGCAATGTTGAGAATGGTTTGGAAGGAGGATCCAGGGGAGCTATTTTCAGAAATTTTGGATTGGTTTCAGAAGAGTTATCACAAGGACTTCAAAGTTTTATGGTTAAAGATGCTTACAGAAGTGCTCCAAGAGACGCAAGAACAGCCTCTGCGTGAAAGTTTCAAAAGAAAGTTCAAAGGAAAATCTAAATCTCTGCGATGA
- the LOC130712085 gene encoding auxin-responsive protein IAA31-like: MRALEQFDASQTQSSSSSSSSIDSNNHPSVTPPPPPSPSSSLCLSSVCRRNRTDLSTDLKLGLSISHSSQSESAFNSTPPREETFDWPPIKSTLRSTLVEKQNHRSQTPSLFVKVYMEGIPIGRKLNLLEHHSYDGLVKSLGHMFRTIILCPNSQPNNSGNFHVLTYEDQEGDWMMVGDVPWEMFLTSVKRLKITRADRC; the protein is encoded by the exons ATGAGAGCCTTAGAACAATTTGATGCTTCTCAAACCcagtcatcatcttcttcatcttcttccattgATAGCAACAACCACCCTTCTgtgacaccaccaccaccaccctctcccTCTTCATCTCTCTGCCTCTCTAGTGTCTGCAGAAGAAACAGAACAGATTTGAGCACTGACTTGAAACTTGGTCTCAGTATCTCTCATTCTTCTCAATCAGAGTCAGCATTCAATTCAACACCACCAAG GGAGGAAACATTTGACTGGCCACCAATTAAGTCCACATTGAGGAGCACCCTGGTTGAGAAACAAAACCATCGGAGCCAGACACCTTCTTTGTTTGTCAAAGTCTACATGGAAGGAATCCCCATTGGTAGAAAACTAAACCTGTTGGAACATCATAGCTATGATGGGCTTGTAAAATCCCTTGGCCACATGTTTAGGACCATCATTCTCT GTCCTAACTCTCAACCAAACAACTCTGGGAATTTTCATGTGCTGACTTATGAGGATCAAGAAGGGGATTGGATGATGGTTGGAGATGTGCCTTGGGA GATGTTCTTGACCAGtgtgaagaggctgaagatcACAAGAGCTGATAGATGCTAA